One Phaseolus vulgaris cultivar G19833 chromosome 4, P. vulgaris v2.0, whole genome shotgun sequence DNA window includes the following coding sequences:
- the LOC137836846 gene encoding uncharacterized protein has protein sequence MEMRRETKEEEHTKEDNIHTIVFTAGSFLLMVCLKHFLVEQWRAWVFLILNVILLAILFMSLRPAKLDHSSETESRVEEVKSDNKEKKRPSGGSQETEEKDCYIKQSWSSTGTSSSNTYVHVENEVAEEDEQEEEEEEEQVPVLSKEELNERVEAFIAMFRQHLISDVKQAENFGHHKIEVSCC, from the coding sequence ATGGAGATGAGGAGAGAAACCAAGGAGGAAGAGCACACCAAGGAGGATAACATACACACTATAGTGTTCACAGCAGGCTCATTTCTCCTAATGGTGTGTCTAAAACACTTTCTAGTTGAGCAGTGGCGTGCTTGGGTGTTCCTCATTCTCAATGTCATTTTGTTAGCCATTCTTTTCATGTCTCTGAGGCCAGCCAAGTTAGATCACAGTTCAGAAACTGAAAGCAGGGTTGAAGAAGTGAAGAGTGACAACAAAGAGAAGAAGAGGCCAAGTGGGGGGTCTCAAGAAACTGAAGAAAAAGATTGCTACATAAAGCAAAGTTGGAGTAGTACTGGTACTAGTAGTAGTAATACTTATGTTCATGTTGAGAATGAAGTAGCTGAAGAGGATGAgcaagaggaggaggaggaggaggagcaGGTTCCAGTGCTGTCCAAGGAGGAGTTGAATGAGAGAGTGGAAGCTTTCATTGCAATGTTTAGGCAGCATTTGATCTCAGATGTCAAACAAGCTGAAAATTTCGGACACCACAAGATTGAAGTGTCTTGCTGTTGA